ATTGCTAAGATAAAGAATTGCAGCTCATCGGGTGTAGAAAATCCTTTGGGAACTGGTTGATCCTTCACGAATTATCGTTCGTTCACTCAGTATACAATACTAAATTTTTCTTGACAAATTGCCAATTGCCTTGTTTACTATGATTACTGATATGATTACTGTGCATATAAGGAATATATATGATTAGCTTCGATAAACGAGAATTGCTTGAAGCGACAGTTCATGGTGAGAGCACCAGTCGCATTGGTTGTGGGTTCTGGCATCATTTTTCACCTCATAAAAACAAGGGCATTGCTTCAGTACAAGCACACATTGAATTTTTCAACGCGATTGACGCCGATATTCTCAAAGTGATGAATGAATATATGTATCACATCGACAAAAACATAGCTTCTCCTCAAGATTGGAAAAAACTTGAAGCAATTCCTTTTTCAAGAACACCATATCTTGCCTATATCGAAGAGATAAAAGAGATAAAGAAAAAACTTCCTTCGGATGTTCCTGTGTTCGCAACTGTTCATGGAGTATTGGTTTCTGCATATCATGCTACTGAATTGCCTGGTTACTTTTCTAACCCTGAAAATATGGTATCCAGACACCTACGTGAAGATCCTGAATCTGTTGCAATCGGTCTTCAATCAATTACTGATACACTTATTGAATTTTGCAGGCATTTGGCTAAGATTGGTGTCGATGGCATATATTATGCTGCACTTGGAGGTGAGGCATACAGGTTTACCTCTGACATTTTTTCTAATTTTGTAAAACCCTTTGATGAACAAGTTATCAATGCAATTAACAGTCTTGGATGCCTCAGTATTTTACATATTTGTAAGGACCAAGTGATGTTGCCATTGTATCAGGATATCAAGGCAGATGTTGTTAATTGGGCAATCCATGAAAGCGAATATGATTTGAGAGAAGGAAGAAAGCTCTTTCCCGATGCAACATTACTTGGAGGATTTGATGATCGTTCTGGAGTATTGGTTAGTGGAACAATTTCACAAATTGAAAGGGAAGTGGATGAGATTGTTGCCAATGCAGGGCGAAAAAGATTACTGATAGGTGCTGATTGTACGCTTCCTGAAAACATTGCTCTGTGGAGACTCTGTGCTGCAAAGAACTATGCACAGATTGTATAAGATGCTCAATCCACGAAGTTGGAGATTAAGCATATGATGGGTAGATTAGAGGGAACCCTGAAACTAAAACAAAAAAAGGAGAACGAGTCCTCTACTCGGAAGGCACTATGAAAAATTTTTTTCTAATTGTTCTGATGGTTATCTTACTTGCTGTGCCCATGTTTGCACAAGGATCGAAAGAAACAGAAAAAAGTGCTGATTCATCAAGTAATGTGTATCCTGATGGATCAATTCTAATCTGGTCGACTGGCCAACCACAGTTCAGGAAAATGTACTATCAAGATTGGATTGATCGTAATCGGGATATTGCCCCAAAAGTAGAAATTGAGGTTGAAACAATTTCAACCATGGCTGATGGGCAACAGAAGCTTGCAATGTATAGTCTTTCAGGTGACTATGATTCCATGCCTGAAGTTATCATGCTTGATGCAGTTGGGATAGTCGAACTATCCTCAGCAGGGCTATTGCAGGATGTAACAGATTACTTCACTCCCCTGGCTGATCAATTCGTTGATGGTGCAGCCTCTGATGCAACCGTTAACGGACGTATCTACGGTTTGCCTGATGCTGTACGCCCTCAAATTCTCTTCTACAATAATGCATTATTTGAGAAGTACGGAGTTGATCCGGCAATGATGTCAACCTTTGATGGATATCTTGAAGCAGGAAAGCTCCTGAAAGAGAAAAGCAACGGTGAAGTTTATCTCTCCTATATAGATCCGGCAAGTTATACTTGGCGTTACTGGGGTCGTAGAGGGTTGATGCCTCAAGCAAATGCAAGAATCTGGGATGAGGACGGAAACGTTGTAATTGGAACAGATCCTGGTACAAAACTTGCCTTAGGTTATCTGGATGAACTCAACAAGAATGAATTGCTTTATAAAACAAGGATGTTCCAGCAACCTCTGTATGAGGCAACTGATGAGGGAACCATTGCAACTTTTTATATCGGTGCATTTTGGGATGAATTTATGAGAAAGAATATCACTGAAACAGCTGGTGATTGGAGAGTGATGAATGCTCCTGTATTCAAGGAAGTTGGTACTGGCGGAGCTCCTGTTTCTACTTCATTCTGTATCGTGAACACCAAGAGTAATGAGTATACTGAATTGTTTAAGATGCTATGGTATGATTTTCAGACCGATACGGCAAGCAGAAATGCTTGGGTAGCAGATATGGAAGAGCTCAATGGGCCTTATAGCAATCCGGTTGCAAAGAATGTGTTGGCAGATCCCTTTTGGCAGGAACCGTCTGATTTTTACGGAGGGCAATCATTTAGAAAGGCAGAAGGGGAAGGATTGGCAAATTCCTCGAAAAATATGATGGTTACGGCTAGTGATGCAGAAGCAGACACAATCATTAGTGCTGAAATCGAGAAGTATGTCGCTGGTGAACAGACAATAGAGCAAGCTATTGCCAATATGGACAAAGAGCTTAAGCTTAAGATTAAGAAAGCAAAGCTTCCTTAGAGAGTATTTTTGATAAGTTCTATGAGTCCAGCAGTGGTCTGCTGGACTCATTAAGGAATTTTGAAAACAGAAGAGAGGAATCGTATGTTCAAAACGCTCAAAAAGTATCGTATCCCGTACCTCTTTATTAGCCCTTTTTTTATTCTCTTTATTGTGTTCCAGCTCATTCCAATAATTTGGACAGGATATATTAGTTTTACTGAGTGGAATGGACTCATGACACCAACATGGGTGGGGTTAGCTAACTATAAGTTGCTAGTCCAAGATTATATGGTTTCTGATGCAATTTTTAACACGATTATATACTGGTTGGCAGGAATTATAGGTATATTGCTATTTGCATTGATGATTGCACTCTGTCTTAACAGTGAACGTTTGAGATTCAAACAATTTTTCAAAACAGCTACCTTCTTGCCCTATGTATGTGCTTCTGTGGCTATGGGGTTAATATTTGGTATGCTCTTCGATGAGAATGCAGGGTTGATAAATGAGATTTTAATAACTATTGGGGGCGATAGAATACCTTGGTTAACCAGTAGCACTTTTTCAAAGATTCCAGTAATCATGCTTTTCAATTGGCGTATTACTCCTTGGTTTACCATCATAATTTTATCAGGATTGCTCAACATTTCAAAAGAATATTATGAAGCTGCAACTGTAGATGGAGCAAATGTATTTCAACAGTTTTTTTATATTACTGTACCGCTTTTAAGTAATATCATGTTCTTTTGCATGCTTACGATAACTGTTGATACATGGAAAATGTTTAATGAATCATACATTTTGGCAGGACCAGGAAGCTCAAATACTTCATTGTTCCAGCTCATTTATCAATCAGCTTTCAAAACATTCAAACTTGGATATGCTTCTGCTCTCAGTGTCATCTTGATCCTAATTCTCTTGGTGATTTCTATTGTGCAGTTTGTAGTCCGCAGACATCAAGGTGAAGTATAAAGGACCATGAAATGAAACGTATGAAGACATCAAAATTAGGAACCGTACAGCACATTTTTATGATAATGGTAGTAATAGTGTGTATTTTCCCCGTTCTATGGATGTGTTTGATAGCAATCAAGACTGTTGGAGAACGTGTCTCAGGATTTCATGCTCTCACAGTCCAAAATCCTACGATGGAAAATTTCGCTCGGCTATTTGACTTAATTCCACTTTGGAATAATTTATTTAATAGTTTATTTACTACGGTTGTAGGGACCTTAACGACCCTGTTTTTCTGTGCACTAGCAGGGTTTGCCTTCGCAAAATATCGATTTCCAGGTCGTAATGGTCTATTCTATTTTGTGATTGCTACAATGATGATAAGTGCAGAAGCAGGAGCTATTCCACTTTTTATCATCATGCGTAAACTTAATCTGATTAATAGTCTTTGGTCTTTAATCATACCTCGTATTGCTACTGCTGTTGGTATTTTCTATCTAAGACAGTATATTCTTGATGTGCCTGACGAACTGATTGAAGCTTCACGGATAGATGGGTGTCATGACTTTGGTATCTTTTGGAGAGTAGTGGTTCCGATTATCAAACCTGCTCTTGCTTCTTGGGCTTCAATCACAGCCATTGTACGATGGAATGACTTTTTTTGGCCCTTACTGTTTTTGAATAAGAATATTAAATATACTCTGATGGTTTCTGTTTCAATGCTTCCGGTAAGTGATGGTCTAGCTACTCCTTGGCCTGTAATTCTTGCTGGAACAACTTTGGTTATCATTCCTGCAATCATGTTTTACCTAACGATGCAATTATTTCAGAAATCAGGAAATTTTGCAGGAGCAGTAAAGGGATGATCGATACTTTTCTCACAATGAAGTATTGATGCTTCTGAATTTCCGATTTAGCATTATTCCAGTTCAAAAACACCGGTATAGAGACGGTAGTACTGACCTTTAAGAGCCATCAGCTCTGCGTGGGTTCCCTTCTCGATGATCTCTCCCATTTGCAGCACCATGATAAGATCCGCGTTGTGGATGGTTGAAAGGCGGTGGGCAATGACAAAGACCGTCCTGCCTTCCATCAGTGCATCCATCCCTTTCTGGACTACCTCCTCTGTATGGGTATCGATGCTGCTTGTTGCCTCATCAAGTACCAATACTGGGGGGTCTGCCACAATGGCACGTGCAATGGAGATCAGCTGTCGCTGTCCTTGGGAGAGCGTGGACCCATCCCCACTGAGCTGGGTTTGATACCCTTGCGGGAGGTGTGCGATGAAGGAGTCTGCATTGGCCAGTTTTGCTGCTTTGATAACCTCATCATCACTTGCTTCCAAGTTGCCGTAGCGAATATTGTCCATGACCGTTCCACTGAACAGATGTACATCCTGAAGAACTACCCCCAAGGAACGACGTAGGTCAGCCTTGCATATCTTGTTGATGTTGATGCCATCATAGCGAATTTTCCCATCCGCAAGATCGTAGAAGCGATTGATCAGGTTGGTGATGGTTGTCTTTCCTGCTCCAGTGGCCCCGACCAAGGCAATCTTCTGCCCAGGTTCTGCGTGTATGGTGATATTCTTGAGTACCAAGGTCTCCTCTGTGTATCCAAAGTCTACATCAGTGAGCGAGACCCGACCTTGTAACTCAGTGAGCGTTCCTGTTCGAGTATCTTTCCATGCCCAACGTTCAGTTCTCTCTTCAGTCTCTTCCCCTGTATCGGAAAGATTGACCAGGGTGATATATCCCTCATCACCTTCGGTTTCCTCATCGAGCAGCGCAAAGATACGCTTGGTACCTGCAAGTGCCATTACAACGGCATTCAACTGGTTGGCCATCTGGTTGATCGGCATATTGATCGTTCTGCTCAGTTGGAGGAAGGCAGCGATAATGCCAAGGGTCAATGCTCCAATGCCGTGAATCGCCAACATGCCCCCGGCAATTGCGACCAATACGTACTGGATGTAACTGATATTGCCCATGATCGGCATGAGGATGTTGGCAAAACGGTTGGCGTTGAATGCGTGGTTATTAAGCTCATCATTCAATGCATCAAAATGCTCTTTTGCCTTCTCTTCATAGGTGAAAACCTTGATGATCTTCTGTCCGTTGATCATCTCTTCTATATACCCATTGGTTTTCCCGATAGCCTTCTGCTGTTCAACAAAGTATGCACCGCTTTTGCCTGCAACAAAGGAGGAGATGCGTAGCATGATTGCAAGTGAGAATAAAACAACCAAGGTCAGCTGCCAGCTGGTAAACAGCATGGCAAAGAAAATAGCCAGTACTGTGATGATCGAGTTGACGAAGTTAGGGATTGATTGACTCACCATCTGCCTGAGCGTATCGGTGTCGTTGGTATAGAGACTCATCAGGTCTCCGTGGGATTGTGTGTCAAAGAACCGAATCGAAAGCTTCTGCATATGGGTGAACATCCCATCGCGAAGGGTCTTTAGTGTTCCCTGGGCAATGGTGATCATCAAACGGTTGTACATAAAGGTAGCAATGACACCTGCAGCATATATCGTTGCCATCACCAGAAGCGCCTGTATCAGCGGTGTGAAAGAAGCTGTTTCAGGGTTCTGTGCCATTGGTACGATATAGGTATCGATCAGGAGGCGCAGGAACAAGGAGCCTGCAACTGAAGCAAGTGCACTGACAAGGATACAGCATAGGACAACAAGGAAACGCAGTTTATACGGTACAAAGATGTAGGTGAAGAGACGTTTCAGGGTTGGCCAGTCAAACTTTGGCATCTTGGAGTGGGGTTTGTTCATGCTCGCTCCTCCTTGTGCATCTGGCTGCAATACATCTCTTTATAACGTGAACAACGATCCATCAGTTCTTGATGGGTACCTGTATCATGTATTCTTCCGTCATCGAGCATGATGATCCTGTCAGCATCCATTACCGAAGTTACTCGCTGAGCAATGATGATCTTCGTGGTTTCTGAAAGCTCACTGAGCAAGCCCTCCCTTATAGCGGCATCTGTCTTGGTATCGACAGCACTGGTTGAGTCGTCAAAGATGAGAATCTTTGGATACTTGAGCAAGGCACGTGCGATACACAATCTCTGCTTCTGCCCTCCAGAAACATTGGATCCATCTTGTTCGATGTAGGTGTCATACCCCTTGGGGAACTGCTGGATGAATCCATCTGCCTGGGCAATACGGCAAGCCCATCTAAGCTCCTCATCACTCGCATGCTCATTCCCCCAGCGGAGATTTTCTGCAATTGTTCCACTGAAAAGAAGATTCTTCTGCAGTACCATGCCGACCTCTTTCCTGATACTTTCCAGCGAATAGTCTCTTACATCCACTCCTCCAACCTTTACTGACCCACTGAAGGTGTCATAGAGGCGGGGGATCAACTGGACGAGGGAACTTTTCGCACTACCGGTTGGGCCAAGGATACCAATGGTCTGCCCACTTTCAATATCGAGATTGATATCGTAGAGACATCGTTTCTCCTTGGTCTTTGTATAGCTGAAGTCTACATGGGAAAAGGTAATTGACCCATCGGCCACCGTGGTGATGGCATCCTGCTTTTCCTCTAGGTCACTCTTTTCGGTGAGCACTTCCTCGATACGTACTGCTGAGGCCCTACTTATGGTAATCATGACTACAACCATGGAGAACATCATCAGGCTCATAAGAATCTGGGATGTATAGGTGATGAAGCTCATCAGCTCACCTGCCGTCATGGATGAGGCGACGATCAAGCGGGCTGCAATATAGCTGATCGAGAGCAGGCTGAGGTACATCATTCCCTGCATCAGGGGACTGTTGAAGGCAATGATCTTCTCAGCCTTGCTGAAGTCATCATAGATATCGGAAGAAACCACTTCAAATTTCTTTACTTCATGCGCTTCCCTGACAAACGACTTAACCACCCTGATTCCCCTAATATTCTCCTGAACCACGGTATTGAGCCGATCGTATGTCTTGAATACCCGGGTGAAAATGGGATAGGCGGCCCTGATTAGGAAAAAGAGACCAATACCCAAGAGGGGGAGTGCAACAAGATAGACCAGGCTCAGTGTCCTATTGATGGATACTGCCATGAAGAAGGCAAACACCAGCATCCCCGGGCTACGCACTGCGATACGGATAAGCATTTGATAAGCACGCTGTACATTGGTGACATCTGTGGTGAGACGGGTTACCAAACTACTGGTGGAGAACTTGTCGATATTGGCAAATGAGAAATCTTGCGTGTGATGGTAGAGCTTTCTTCGTACATTCTTCGCAAAACCCGTAGATGCTTCTGCAGCATAGTGACCTGAGAGCACCCCAAATAGCAGTGCAATTGATGCGCAAAGAAGGAGAGCGAGCCCCCATTTGAGGATTTCACTTAAATTTCCTGCATCAATACCACGGTCTATGAGGAATGCCATTAAGAAAGGGATGATGACATCCATGATCACTTCCAAGGTAACAAAGACCATGGTAAGGATGGTAGAGCGTCGATATCCTACTGTTTGTTTTCGTAGTTCTGTAAACATATTGTTTCCAAATTCCTTCTGATTGTATCTGCGATTGTGAAGAACTGCTGCAGTTGTTCCTCATTGAGGTCTTGCCTCATGGCCAGCTCGAACTCTTGTACCAGATGAAAGTGTTCTGCACACTTCTGTTCCGCCAAATCTGTCAAAACAACCCACTTCTGTCGTTTATCTTCTTCCGATTCTTCCCGAACGATCAAGCCATCCCTCTCCATCCCCTTGAGAATATTGGTCATGGTTGAACGGCGAATACCCAAATGCTGTTGTAGGTCGCTCTGCAATATTCGGGTTTTCTGATGATGAGCGAAGTATCCTAGAAGATGACTCTGCACAACAGAACCGCTGGAATCTTCTTCAAGTTTCAGCAGTGTCGTCATGCTCCGGTGGAGGAGGTGTGAGAGTGTTTTTATGGTATGCCCGATATGTCGTGGTTCTTCTTTCAATTGCCTGTCTCTTTTGTTAGGTTGCTAACAATAATACCCATCTCCTTTCTGATAGGCAAGCAGGTTGGATGAAGAAGTATGAAGAATAATCAGGCCCCCAAACGGGGGCCGAAAAGGAAACGGACTAGAGAAGGTCTGTGAAGGCCTTGAGGACCTCATCTCCTTCACATCCATTGAGCACCTTGGTTGCAAGTACCTTGCCCAACTGTACCCCTTCCTGGTCAAAGCTATTGAGATTCCAGACGAAGCCTTGGAACATTACCTTATTCTCATAGTGTGCCAACAAGGAGCCGAGGACTACAGGATCAAGTTGTTTTGCATAGAGCAAGCTGCTTGGCCGGTTTCCACAGAACTGTTTGTTCGGATTTGCATCATCCTTTCCACGGGCGAAGGCAACTATTTGAGCGACAAGATTGGCAATGAGCTTCTCTTGGCTGCTTGACCCTTCCACCAGGATGTCTTTCTCATATTGGGATGTAGAGAATCCGATGAACTGCAGGGGAACGATATCCGTCCCTTGGTGAAGCAGTTGGTAGAAGGAGTGCTGCCCATTGGTTCCTGGCTCCCCAAAGATAACCGGACCGGTGGGATAGGAGAGCTTTTCTCCATCTCTGTTTACGTGTTTTCCGTTGCTCTCCATGTCAAGCTGTTGCAGGTGAGCCGGGAAGCGACTCAATGCCTGTGAATAGGGCAGGATGGCAGTACTGGGATAGTGAAGTACATTACGCAGGTAGACGCCAAGGAGTGCATCAAGGAGCGCGGCATTCTCTGTGATCTTGGGCGAGCGAGCTGCCTTGTCGGCTTGGTGGGCACCATCGAGGAACAGCTTCATGGTTTCAAAACCATAAGCCAGAGAGAGAATGACGGCACCCACTGCACTGGTGGAACTGTACCTTCCTCCGATGTAGTCATCGATGAAGAAGGCATCGAGGACGGAGGATGAGGAGGCAAGGGGACTGCTCTTGCTGGTCACTGCAACCATATGATCGGAAGGATTGATACCGTTGATGCCGCTCTTCTTGATGGCTTCAATGACCAAGTCCCTGTTGGTCAGGGTTTCGAGCGTTGTCCCACTCTTGGAAACCAAGATAAAGAGTGTACGCTCCAGGTCCAGTTGATCGATTACAGCCTGTGCATCATCGGGGTCGACATTGCTGATGAACTGGGCGTTCATTTGCTCAATGCCTTCTTTGGTGCACCAACCCTTCAATGCCAGATAGATGGCTCTTGGTCCCAGGTCGCTTCCCCCAATGCCTATCTGCACCACCGTGGTGAATCTTTTTCCTGTTGAACCGACGATTTTGCCACTGCGAACTGCATCGGAAAAGGTCTTGATCCTGGAAAGCTGCTCTTCGTAGAATGCACCTTTGTCTTCACCATCTGCCTCTACCGTTTTTCCTACCTGACCACGTGTGAGATGGTGTAGTACGAGTCTTTTCTCCCCGGTATTCATGACTTCGCCATCAACGAGTGCTTGGTATTTCTCGGTAAGCTGGAGTTCGTCACTCAACTGTTGCAAAACCGATAGATGGTTTTCATCGATAGGCATTGCTGCATAGTTATACGTTAACTGTTCACTGGCTTTGACTTGGTAGGATTTGATGCGCTCTGGATGCAGGATTTGTGTCAGGTCACTTGCCTCCAGGTTCTTCAGCGCTTGGAATGAAGTACTTGTATCGAGATTCTTGTATGTCATATCTGTTCGCTCCTTATGGTAGATGAACGCCCCTCCATTGTATGCGGAGGGGCGTATCTGAACAAGGTGTAATTACTCTTCTATGTCGGGGATGCGTGTCTTGAAGCTCTCTTGCAGATCTTCCTTGGTCATCCCTTCGCGGAGGATGACAAAGATAGTGTCATCTCCAGCCAAGGTTCCAAGGATCTCAGGGATTGCCAACACATCCAAGGCAATACCGACCGAATTGGCATGTCCCGGTCTGGTCTTGATAACGCCGAAGTTTCCTGAAAATTCGATGGACAGGATTCCTCTTCGCACATCTTGGATGTAGCTTTTCTCTGATTCACTGATCAGGTCATTTTCCGGCAAGCTATAGTAGTAGCCGGACCAACCATCGGAAATTTTTCCGACTTTGAGCATCTTCAAGTCGCGGGATAGTGTGGCCTGTGTGACTGTATATCCCTCGGTTTTCAGCATCTCCAGCAGCGTATCCTGGTTGTCGATCCTATTGTTCTTGATAAGTTCCTTGACGACCGCCAACCGGTTGTGTCGTTCCCTCATGGTTTGGATTCTCCTGGAATGGAATATTTATGCGTTTTACACGAATAAAGATACAGTACTATTGACTCCTTTGCAAGCTTCATGGCTTCTTTTTGTCGAACTCTTGACCGGCGACCTCGCTTATAGCATGCTACACAATAGTATGGAGTAAAGGGAGGATTGTATGACAATTGTCTATATCTTGATTGTATTGGTGCTTCTGCTTGCCCTCTATGGGATTAGTGTCTATAACCGGTATGTCCGACTTCGCAACCAGGCTGAAGAGGCAGAATCAGCGATTGATGCTCATCTGAAACAACGCTATGACTTGGTCCCCAACCTTGTGGAGACGGTTAAGGGGTATGCGAAGCATGAGGAAGAGACCTTTACAAAGGTTATCGAGGCCAGGAATATGGCGATGAATGCATCAGGGATGGTAGACAAGAATGAGGCTAATAATGCCTTCAGCTCCACCCTTAAATCACTGTTTGCTCTCAGTGAGGCATATCCAGATCTGAAGGCTAACCAAGGCTTCCTGGATCTCCAAGCCCAGTTGCAGAAGATTGAAGAGCAGTTGTTGAGCGCCCGTAAGTATTACAATGCCATCATCAAGCAATTGAACACCATATGTGAGGTATTCCCTTCTTCAATCATCGCCTCGATGGCCCATTTCTCCAAGAAACCCTATCTGGAAATCGAGGAGGAGGCCCGTTCTCGTGTAGAGGTGAAGTTTTAATGGCAAAGAAAACACTCCTGATACTTTTTGTTCTTGTTCTAAGTCTTACCGTGTTGTATGCAGAGGACTATCAATTTGAGTCGTATGCATTGGAAGTTGATGTGAGGTTGGACAATAGCTATGCAATGCAGGAACACATTGTTGTCGATTTCTCATCTCCCCGGCATGGCATCTTCAGGGAAATACCGGTACTCTTTGGTCGGCAGAGAGTTAAGCTCACAGACCTTGAAGCCAATGTTCCGATCATCAAGGATTCGGTTTCCTCTGGATATGCCACATTCCGTCTCGGCTCTGAGGACAGGACGGTTTCAGGTATCCAGGAGTACCAGATCAGGTATGACTACGCCATCGGCGATGACAGAAACGAAGAATATGATGAGTTCTATTACAATATTGTAGGGGTAGGGTGGCAAGCTCCCATTGAGCATGTCTCTTTTATGGTGAACCTTCCCAAGCCTATTGACCCTTCCATGGTATTCCTCACCGGAGGGGTGTATGGTTCCACTGCACAACGTGGGAAATTTGTGATCAGTGCTGATGGAAAGACCATCACAGGAGAGGCACAGGATCTTTACCCTGGAGAAGCGCTCACCCTGCGTGTGCAAATGGAGGAAGGGTACTACTCTGATGTGCGCCCATTTATTGATTTCACCATCCCTGCCTCAATCATTGCCCTGCTGGTCGCACTTGCTGCCTCTGTACATGCCACGCTT
The sequence above is drawn from the uncultured Sphaerochaeta sp. genome and encodes:
- a CDS encoding uroporphyrinogen decarboxylase family protein, encoding MISFDKRELLEATVHGESTSRIGCGFWHHFSPHKNKGIASVQAHIEFFNAIDADILKVMNEYMYHIDKNIASPQDWKKLEAIPFSRTPYLAYIEEIKEIKKKLPSDVPVFATVHGVLVSAYHATELPGYFSNPENMVSRHLREDPESVAIGLQSITDTLIEFCRHLAKIGVDGIYYAALGGEAYRFTSDIFSNFVKPFDEQVINAINSLGCLSILHICKDQVMLPLYQDIKADVVNWAIHESEYDLREGRKLFPDATLLGGFDDRSGVLVSGTISQIEREVDEIVANAGRKRLLIGADCTLPENIALWRLCAAKNYAQIV
- a CDS encoding ABC transporter substrate-binding protein, encoding MKNFFLIVLMVILLAVPMFAQGSKETEKSADSSSNVYPDGSILIWSTGQPQFRKMYYQDWIDRNRDIAPKVEIEVETISTMADGQQKLAMYSLSGDYDSMPEVIMLDAVGIVELSSAGLLQDVTDYFTPLADQFVDGAASDATVNGRIYGLPDAVRPQILFYNNALFEKYGVDPAMMSTFDGYLEAGKLLKEKSNGEVYLSYIDPASYTWRYWGRRGLMPQANARIWDEDGNVVIGTDPGTKLALGYLDELNKNELLYKTRMFQQPLYEATDEGTIATFYIGAFWDEFMRKNITETAGDWRVMNAPVFKEVGTGGAPVSTSFCIVNTKSNEYTELFKMLWYDFQTDTASRNAWVADMEELNGPYSNPVAKNVLADPFWQEPSDFYGGQSFRKAEGEGLANSSKNMMVTASDAEADTIISAEIEKYVAGEQTIEQAIANMDKELKLKIKKAKLP
- a CDS encoding sugar ABC transporter permease, whose translation is MFKTLKKYRIPYLFISPFFILFIVFQLIPIIWTGYISFTEWNGLMTPTWVGLANYKLLVQDYMVSDAIFNTIIYWLAGIIGILLFALMIALCLNSERLRFKQFFKTATFLPYVCASVAMGLIFGMLFDENAGLINEILITIGGDRIPWLTSSTFSKIPVIMLFNWRITPWFTIIILSGLLNISKEYYEAATVDGANVFQQFFYITVPLLSNIMFFCMLTITVDTWKMFNESYILAGPGSSNTSLFQLIYQSAFKTFKLGYASALSVILILILLVISIVQFVVRRHQGEV
- a CDS encoding carbohydrate ABC transporter permease, with the protein product MKRMKTSKLGTVQHIFMIMVVIVCIFPVLWMCLIAIKTVGERVSGFHALTVQNPTMENFARLFDLIPLWNNLFNSLFTTVVGTLTTLFFCALAGFAFAKYRFPGRNGLFYFVIATMMISAEAGAIPLFIIMRKLNLINSLWSLIIPRIATAVGIFYLRQYILDVPDELIEASRIDGCHDFGIFWRVVVPIIKPALASWASITAIVRWNDFFWPLLFLNKNIKYTLMVSVSMLPVSDGLATPWPVILAGTTLVIIPAIMFYLTMQLFQKSGNFAGAVKG
- a CDS encoding ABC transporter ATP-binding protein yields the protein MNKPHSKMPKFDWPTLKRLFTYIFVPYKLRFLVVLCCILVSALASVAGSLFLRLLIDTYIVPMAQNPETASFTPLIQALLVMATIYAAGVIATFMYNRLMITIAQGTLKTLRDGMFTHMQKLSIRFFDTQSHGDLMSLYTNDTDTLRQMVSQSIPNFVNSIITVLAIFFAMLFTSWQLTLVVLFSLAIMLRISSFVAGKSGAYFVEQQKAIGKTNGYIEEMINGQKIIKVFTYEEKAKEHFDALNDELNNHAFNANRFANILMPIMGNISYIQYVLVAIAGGMLAIHGIGALTLGIIAAFLQLSRTINMPINQMANQLNAVVMALAGTKRIFALLDEETEGDEGYITLVNLSDTGEETEERTERWAWKDTRTGTLTELQGRVSLTDVDFGYTEETLVLKNITIHAEPGQKIALVGATGAGKTTITNLINRFYDLADGKIRYDGININKICKADLRRSLGVVLQDVHLFSGTVMDNIRYGNLEASDDEVIKAAKLANADSFIAHLPQGYQTQLSGDGSTLSQGQRQLISIARAIVADPPVLVLDEATSSIDTHTEEVVQKGMDALMEGRTVFVIAHRLSTIHNADLIMVLQMGEIIEKGTHAELMALKGQYYRLYTGVFELE
- a CDS encoding ABC transporter ATP-binding protein is translated as MFTELRKQTVGYRRSTILTMVFVTLEVIMDVIIPFLMAFLIDRGIDAGNLSEILKWGLALLLCASIALLFGVLSGHYAAEASTGFAKNVRRKLYHHTQDFSFANIDKFSTSSLVTRLTTDVTNVQRAYQMLIRIAVRSPGMLVFAFFMAVSINRTLSLVYLVALPLLGIGLFFLIRAAYPIFTRVFKTYDRLNTVVQENIRGIRVVKSFVREAHEVKKFEVVSSDIYDDFSKAEKIIAFNSPLMQGMMYLSLLSISYIAARLIVASSMTAGELMSFITYTSQILMSLMMFSMVVVMITISRASAVRIEEVLTEKSDLEEKQDAITTVADGSITFSHVDFSYTKTKEKRCLYDINLDIESGQTIGILGPTGSAKSSLVQLIPRLYDTFSGSVKVGGVDVRDYSLESIRKEVGMVLQKNLLFSGTIAENLRWGNEHASDEELRWACRIAQADGFIQQFPKGYDTYIEQDGSNVSGGQKQRLCIARALLKYPKILIFDDSTSAVDTKTDAAIREGLLSELSETTKIIIAQRVTSVMDADRIIMLDDGRIHDTGTHQELMDRCSRYKEMYCSQMHKEERA
- a CDS encoding MarR family transcriptional regulator, with translation MKEEPRHIGHTIKTLSHLLHRSMTTLLKLEEDSSGSVVQSHLLGYFAHHQKTRILQSDLQQHLGIRRSTMTNILKGMERDGLIVREESEEDKRQKWVVLTDLAEQKCAEHFHLVQEFELAMRQDLNEEQLQQFFTIADTIRRNLETICLQNYENKQ
- a CDS encoding glucose-6-phosphate isomerase, which encodes MTYKNLDTSTSFQALKNLEASDLTQILHPERIKSYQVKASEQLTYNYAAMPIDENHLSVLQQLSDELQLTEKYQALVDGEVMNTGEKRLVLHHLTRGQVGKTVEADGEDKGAFYEEQLSRIKTFSDAVRSGKIVGSTGKRFTTVVQIGIGGSDLGPRAIYLALKGWCTKEGIEQMNAQFISNVDPDDAQAVIDQLDLERTLFILVSKSGTTLETLTNRDLVIEAIKKSGINGINPSDHMVAVTSKSSPLASSSSVLDAFFIDDYIGGRYSSTSAVGAVILSLAYGFETMKLFLDGAHQADKAARSPKITENAALLDALLGVYLRNVLHYPSTAILPYSQALSRFPAHLQQLDMESNGKHVNRDGEKLSYPTGPVIFGEPGTNGQHSFYQLLHQGTDIVPLQFIGFSTSQYEKDILVEGSSSQEKLIANLVAQIVAFARGKDDANPNKQFCGNRPSSLLYAKQLDPVVLGSLLAHYENKVMFQGFVWNLNSFDQEGVQLGKVLATKVLNGCEGDEVLKAFTDLL